A window of Stenotrophomonas indicatrix genomic DNA:
CCGTTGCTGAGGATGGCCAGGCGACGACCGGGGAAGGTGCCAAGCCGGCCCAGCGACTCGGCCGCGGTGAACAGTTCGTCCAGCGCGCTCACCCGCAGCAGGCCGGCACGGTTGAATGCCGCGCCGTACACATCATCGGCGCGCGCCAGTGCCTGCACGTGGGTATCGGCGCTGCCCGGCTGTACCCGTTCGGCGCGCCCGGACTTCACCACCACCACGGGTTTGGCACGCGCAGCGGCGCGCGCGGCCGACATGAACTTGCGCGCGTCCTTGATCTGCTCGACATAGAGCAGGATGGCGCGGGTACGGTAGTCGGTGGCGAAATAATCCAGCAGATCGCCGAAGTCCACGTCCATGGTGTCGCCCAGCGAAACCACGGCGGAGAACCCTACCGAGCGCGCCACGCCCCATTCCACCAGGGCGGCGGCGATCGCCGAGGATTCGGAGATCAGCGCGAGGTCGCCGGCCTGTGGGAAATGCGCGGCGATGCTGGCATTGAGCCGTGCATGTGGTGCGATCACGCCCAGGCAGTGCGGGCCGAGGATGCGCAGGCCATGCGCGCGCGCGGCGGCCTCCACCTGTGCCCATGGCGAGCCCGGGCCTTCTCCCAGGTGCGCGGTGAGGATGATCGCGGCCTGCACGCCACGTTCGGCAGCGGTGCGTACCACCTGCGGCACGATGGCGGCCGGTGCGGTGATCACCACCAGTTCCGGCACCCAGTCCAGGTCCTTCAGCCGCTTCACCGTGCGGATGCCATCGATCTCCGCATGGCGCGGGTTGATCCATGCCACTTTGCCGGGGAAGCCGGTGCCGCGCAGGTTGCGCATCACTGCGCGGCCCGCCGAGCGCTCACGCGGGCTGCCGCCGATCACCGCGACCGACTGCGGACGGAACACGGACTGCAGGTGGTAGGTACTCATGTGCCTACGTTACACGGACCGGCGCTGCGGCGGCATGATCGTGCGCAGGAACCTGGCATCGCATCCACGCATGGCGTGGATCTGCTACGCCGGCCAGAACCAGTGGATCCACGCCATGCGTGGATGACGCCCCCCGTTACAGCAGCGTCCCGTGCAGGATCATCGCGGCGATGCTGAAGTAGATGACCAGTCCGGTCACATCCACCAGGGTGGCCACGAACGGGGCCGAGGCACTGGCCGGGTCGAAGCCCAGCCGCTTGAGGATGAAGGGCAGCATCGACCCGGACAGCGAGCCGAACGTGACGATGCCCACCAGTGCGGCACCGATGGTGATCGCCAGCAGGATCCAGTGTTCGCCGTAGTCATGGAAGCCACCGAGCTGCCAGATCACGATGCGTACGATGGCCAGGCAACCGAGGATGGCGCCGAGCACCATGCCGGTGGGCACTTCGCGCAGTGCCACCTTCCACCAGTCGCGCAGGCGCAGTTCGCGCAGCGCCAGGCTGCGGATCAGCAGCGAGGTCGCCTGCGAACCGGAGTTGCCACCCGAGCTCATGATCAACGGAATGAACAGGGTCAACACCACCGCGCGCGCCAGTTCGTCCTCGTAGTGCTGCATCGCGCTGGCGGTCAGCATCTCGCCGACGAACAGCACGCTCAGCCAGCCGGCGCGCTTGCGCAGCATCTCGAAGAAGCCGATCTGCATGTACGGTTTGTCCAGCGCTTCCATGCCGCCGAACTTGTGCGCGTCTTCGGTGGACTCTTCGATCAGCGCATCGAGGATGTCATCGACGGTGACGATGCCGAGCATGTGCTGCTGCGCGTCCACCACCGGAATGGCCAGCAGATCGTGGCGGCGGATCAGCCGCGCCACGTCTTCCTGGTCCATCTGCGCATCCACCATCACCGGCGGATTGACCTGGGCCACATCCAGGATCGATTCCTCCGGCAGCCCGGTGATCAGCCGGCGCATGGTCACCACCTGCTGCAGCTGCTGGTTGGCCGGGTCGAGCACGTAGATCGCATACACGGTCTCGCGCGTGCGTTCGACCTGACGGATGTGCTGCAGGGTCTGGGCCACGGTCCAGGTGGCGGGCACGGCGACGAACTCGGTAGTCATCAGCGCACCGGCGGTGTTCGGCGGGTAGCTCAGCAGCTTCTGGATGGTCTGCCGGGCTTCGTTGCCCAGCAGCGGAATCAGCCGCGCGCGTTCTTCTTCATCCAGCTCGTGGACGATATCGGTGGCACGGTCGTCGGCCATCAACCCCAGCAGCGCGGCGGCGCGTGCCGGCGGCAGTGCGGCAACCAGTTCGCCACTGCGGTGCAGCTCCGGCGCCTCGAGCATCTTCACTGCACGCGGCAGCGACAGCGCGGCCAGCGTCTCGGCGGCGCGCTGCAGTTCGAGCGTGTTGAGGAATTCCACCGCGTCGGCGGTGTTGTAGTTCGCCAGCGGTGCCGACAATGCTGCGGCATCGGCCACCGGACGCAGCAATTGCTTCTGGTTCATGGTGATTCGCCTTCATGGGGTGCGACCTCGCGCAACGCCAACGCAGGCAAACCGTCCCGGTGTCAGGCGGTGGCCATCGCTGGCGTCGACCGAGGTCGACTTCTACTGTCGCTGGACATGGGTTGGGGACTCCGGAGGGGTGTACTGACGGACACGCCGGCAGCGGCGGGCAGTCTGGACCTGCGGTCGGTGCAGGTCAACCCGCCACGCTGACCGGACAATGGGCCCGCTGCCGTTCTCGTGCGTACACAGCGACGCGCGCATAATGACCAGGTGGCATCCGCCGCGCTTCCCCTCCCCGCCGAACGGACGCACAGCCGGCCTCCCGATGACCAGGTATTCCCATGCATAGCGGTGGTCTGGAACTGGCACTGGTGCTGCTGCTGGCCGCGGTGATCGCGGTGCCGGTGTTCAAGAAGTTCGGCTTCGGCGCGGTGCTGGGCTACCTGGCGGCCGG
This region includes:
- the mgtE gene encoding magnesium transporter, producing the protein MNQKQLLRPVADAAALSAPLANYNTADAVEFLNTLELQRAAETLAALSLPRAVKMLEAPELHRSGELVAALPPARAAALLGLMADDRATDIVHELDEEERARLIPLLGNEARQTIQKLLSYPPNTAGALMTTEFVAVPATWTVAQTLQHIRQVERTRETVYAIYVLDPANQQLQQVVTMRRLITGLPEESILDVAQVNPPVMVDAQMDQEDVARLIRRHDLLAIPVVDAQQHMLGIVTVDDILDALIEESTEDAHKFGGMEALDKPYMQIGFFEMLRKRAGWLSVLFVGEMLTASAMQHYEDELARAVVLTLFIPLIMSSGGNSGSQATSLLIRSLALRELRLRDWWKVALREVPTGMVLGAILGCLAIVRIVIWQLGGFHDYGEHWILLAITIGAALVGIVTFGSLSGSMLPFILKRLGFDPASASAPFVATLVDVTGLVIYFSIAAMILHGTLL